In the Quercus lobata isolate SW786 chromosome 5, ValleyOak3.0 Primary Assembly, whole genome shotgun sequence genome, one interval contains:
- the LOC115992838 gene encoding peroxisomal (S)-2-hydroxy-acid oxidase GLO4-like: MEGEPVNVNEFQELARQALPKMYYDYYSGGAEDQYTLKENVEAFRRITFRPRILVDVSRINLSTTVLGYKISAPIMVVPSAMHKLAHPEGETATARAAAASNTIMVLSSVSSCTIEEVASSCNAIRFFQLYVYKNRDVATQLVQSAERNGYKAIVLTVDAPMLGRREADIKNKMILPPLKNIEGLVSTEVNNCVGALDASLCWRDIGWLRSITNLPILIKGILTREDAIKATEVGVAGIVVSNHGARQLDYTPATITVLEEVVHAVGGKVPVFLDGGVRRGTDVFKALALGAQAVLIGRPVVYGLAAKGEYGVRKVIHMLKDELELTMALSGCPSVKDITRSHVRTEHEKIHSML; the protein is encoded by the exons ATGGAGGGTGAACCCGTTAATGTTAACGAGTTTCAAGAATTGGCTAGACAAGCTCTTCCAAAAATGTATTATGACTACTATTCTGGGGGAGCCGAGGATCAATACACCCTAAAAGAGAATGTGGAAGCATTTCGCAGAATAAC GTTCCGGCCTAGAATTCTTGTAGATGTAAGCAGAATAAATTTGTCAACTACTGTACTGGGTTACAAAATCTCAGCGCCAATCATGGTAGTTCCATCTGCTATGCATAAGTTGGCACATCCAGAAG GAGAGACCGCCACAGCCAGAGCAGCAGCTGCGTCTAATACTATAATg GTTTTGTCCTCCGTGTCTTCCTGCACTATCGAGGAGGTTGCTTCCAGCTGCAATGCCATTCGGTTTTTTCAATTATAT GTATATAAGAACCGAGATGTAGCAACTCAGCTAGTTCAGAGTGCTGAAAGAAATGGATACAAGGCTATTGTGCTGACAGTTGATGCTCCCATGCTTGGTCGAAGGGAGGCAGACATAAAGAACAA AATGATTCTACCGCCGTTAAAGAATATTGAAGGCCTTGTATCAACTGAAGTGAACAAT TGTGTAGGGGCCCTTGATGCTTCTTTGTGTTGGAGG GACATAGGATGGTTAAGATCTATAACAAACTTGCCAATTCTAATCAAGGGAATACTCACTCGGGAAGATG CAATAAAGGCGACAGAAGTAGGTGTTGCTGGGATTGTTGTCTCTAATCATGGGGCTCGCCAGCTTGATTACACTCCTGCTACTATTACTGTTCTGGAAGAG GTGGTTCATGCTGTTGGAGGGAAAGTTCCTGTGTTCCTTGATGGAGGAGTGCGGCGAGGAACAGATGTCTTCAAGGCATTAGCCCTTGGTGCACAAGCCGTCCTT ATTGGAAGGCCTGTTGTCTATGGGTTGGCAGCAAAGGGGGAATATGGGGTGAGAAAAGTCATCCATATGCTGAAGGATGAGCTTGAGCTCACCATGGCACTGTCTGGCTGTCCTAGTGTGAAAGATATTACTAGAAGCCATGTGAGGACAGAGCATGAAAAAATCCATTCAATgctctaa